A genomic region of Chitinimonas arctica contains the following coding sequences:
- a CDS encoding proline--tRNA ligase, whose amino-acid sequence MRTSQFFLSTLKEAPNEAELPSHKLMLRAGLIKKLGSGLYTWMPLGLRVLRKVEAVVRDEMNRAGAMEMLMPAIQPAELWQESGRWAQFGPQMLKMKDRHQRDFCFGPTHEEVITDIARSEIKSYKQLPLNFYQVQTKFRDEIRPRFGVMRAREFVMKDAYSFDVDAAALAKTYAGMYQAYSNVFTRLGLRFRAVAADTGAIGGDGSHEFHVLADSGEDALAYCPTSDFAANVELAEAVAPAAPRAAPAEAMRDVETPKQTTCEAVAQLLDIPLQRTVKLIALVANEQLHIMLLRGDHSLNEVKVGKLAGLAEFRFATEEEIRAFFNCPPGFLGPVGIDRAKVRLIADRTVAAMSDFVVGANKPKFHLAGVNWGRDLAEADVVADIRNVVDGDGSPDGKGVLEICRGIEVGHIFQLRTKYSEALNCTYLDAEGVLKPMEMGCYGIGVSRIVGAAIEQNFDEKGIRFPAAMAPFTVAVVPVGYQRSEAVKAAADALYAELASRGVDVLLDDRNERPGVLFADMELIGIPHRVTIGDKSLADGKVEYVARRDGTTELVEQQAIVALLLGKLAA is encoded by the coding sequence ATGCGCACCTCGCAATTTTTCCTGTCTACCCTCAAAGAAGCGCCGAACGAGGCCGAGTTGCCCAGCCACAAGCTGATGTTGCGCGCCGGGCTGATCAAGAAGCTCGGTTCGGGCCTCTACACCTGGATGCCCCTGGGTCTACGCGTGCTGCGCAAGGTCGAAGCGGTGGTGCGCGATGAAATGAATCGTGCCGGCGCCATGGAAATGCTGATGCCCGCCATCCAGCCGGCCGAGCTGTGGCAGGAGTCCGGCCGCTGGGCGCAGTTCGGTCCGCAGATGCTGAAGATGAAGGATCGCCACCAGCGCGATTTCTGCTTCGGGCCGACCCACGAAGAAGTGATCACCGATATCGCCCGTAGCGAGATCAAGAGCTACAAGCAGCTGCCGCTGAATTTCTACCAGGTGCAGACCAAGTTCCGCGATGAGATCCGGCCCCGTTTCGGTGTGATGCGCGCCCGCGAGTTCGTCATGAAGGATGCCTATTCCTTCGACGTCGATGCCGCCGCCCTGGCCAAGACCTACGCGGGCATGTATCAAGCCTACTCGAACGTCTTCACCCGGCTGGGCTTGCGCTTCCGTGCCGTGGCGGCCGATACCGGCGCCATCGGTGGAGACGGTTCGCATGAATTCCATGTGCTGGCCGATTCGGGCGAGGATGCACTGGCCTATTGCCCCACTTCCGACTTTGCCGCCAATGTCGAATTGGCCGAGGCCGTTGCGCCCGCCGCACCGCGTGCTGCCCCCGCCGAGGCCATGCGCGACGTGGAGACGCCCAAGCAGACCACCTGCGAAGCGGTTGCCCAATTGCTCGATATCCCCTTGCAGCGCACGGTCAAGCTGATCGCCCTGGTAGCGAACGAGCAGCTGCATATCATGCTGCTGCGCGGCGACCATAGCCTCAATGAGGTCAAGGTCGGCAAGCTGGCCGGCCTGGCCGAATTCCGCTTCGCCACCGAGGAGGAAATCCGCGCCTTCTTCAACTGCCCACCGGGCTTCCTGGGACCGGTCGGCATCGATCGCGCGAAGGTACGCCTGATCGCCGACCGTACCGTGGCCGCCATGAGCGACTTCGTGGTGGGCGCCAACAAGCCCAAGTTCCACCTGGCCGGCGTGAACTGGGGCCGCGACCTGGCCGAAGCCGATGTGGTCGCCGATATCCGTAATGTCGTCGATGGCGATGGTTCGCCGGACGGCAAGGGCGTGCTGGAAATCTGCCGCGGTATCGAAGTGGGCCATATCTTCCAGTTGCGCACCAAGTACTCGGAAGCGCTCAATTGCACCTACCTGGATGCCGAAGGCGTGCTCAAGCCGATGGAAATGGGTTGTTACGGTATTGGCGTGAGCCGCATCGTCGGCGCCGCCATCGAGCAGAATTTCGACGAGAAGGGCATCCGCTTCCCCGCCGCCATGGCGCCGTTCACGGTAGCCGTGGTGCCGGTCGGCTACCAGCGCTCGGAAGCGGTCAAGGCCGCCGCCGATGCCCTGTATGCCGAATTGGCCAGCCGAGGCGTCGATGTGCTGCTGGACGACCGCAATGAACGGCCTGGCGTATTGTTCGCCGATATGGAGCTGATCGGCATTCCCCATCGGGTCACCATCGGCGACAAGTCCCTGGCCGACGGCAAGGTCGAATACGTCGCACGCCGCGACGGCACCACCGAGCTGGTCGAGCAGCAAGCCATCGTGGCATTATTGCTTGGCAAACTGGCTGCTTAA
- a CDS encoding DNA polymerase III subunit chi: MTLLASFYFNVANREQALCQLVGKAVKRKLATGIVTDSEMASQVISRLLWEVPPTGFIPHCLASDVLAPDTLALIDHRINALLPREVVFNWTAHMLPTDLGIGRIVEIVPHDDMALRQLARERLAHYKRAGYQVEFTDMATLGKV, translated from the coding sequence ATGACGCTGTTGGCGAGCTTTTACTTCAATGTGGCGAACCGCGAGCAGGCGCTTTGCCAGCTTGTCGGCAAGGCTGTGAAGCGCAAGCTCGCCACCGGCATCGTCACCGATTCCGAAATGGCCAGCCAGGTCATCAGCCGCCTGCTGTGGGAGGTGCCGCCTACCGGCTTCATCCCCCACTGCCTGGCGAGCGATGTCCTGGCGCCCGATACCCTCGCTTTGATCGACCATCGCATCAATGCCTTGCTACCACGTGAGGTGGTGTTCAATTGGACGGCGCATATGTTGCCCACCGATTTGGGCATTGGGCGTATCGTCGAGATTGTGCCGCACGATGATATGGCGCTGCGACAGCTTGCCCGCGAGCGGCTGGCCCATTACAAACGCGCTGGCTATCAGGTGGAGTTCACCGACATGGCCACGCTGGGAAAGGTTTGA
- a CDS encoding leucyl aminopeptidase, translated as MEIIAKAVSPEKHKAAVLALSVADGKLGAAAQAVDKAAGGHLAAILKLGDLDAKAGSAILLHKVPGVAAERVLLVSMGSSDKDFRDAARAAVKAAHTAGGELAIAFEGRATAWAAEEIAVAAYDASYKFDTTKSKKDEKPGLKKVTVLVGKSDEAAVTTALAAGAAIGEAVNFGKDLGNLPPNFCTPTYLATQAGEIAKRFGMKLDVLERADIEKLGMGSFVAVGKGSSEPMKLIVLKHDGGAKGDKPVVLVGKGITFDSGGISLKPGEGMDEMKYDMMGAGSVLATMHAVGRMKLPLNVIAVVPTCENMPAGNACKPGDVVTTMAGLTVEILNTDAEGRLILCDALTYAERFDPAAVVDVATLTGACVIALGHIATGLYANKDALAAELIAAGETMGDRAWHMPLWDEYQEGLKSNFADMGNIAGRPGGSITAACFLSRFAKKYDWAHLDIAGTAWKSGPAKGASGRPVPLLTQFLRARAAAAPAKVVAAKVAAAPAAKAKPAAKAAAAKPAAKAAKAVAKPAEKPAAKAAVKPAEKAAPAAKPAAKPAVKAAAKPAAKKK; from the coding sequence GTGGAAATCATTGCCAAGGCCGTAAGCCCTGAAAAACACAAAGCCGCCGTGCTGGCCTTGTCCGTTGCCGACGGTAAGTTGGGCGCGGCAGCGCAAGCGGTTGACAAGGCTGCCGGTGGGCATCTCGCTGCCATCCTCAAGCTGGGCGACCTGGACGCGAAAGCCGGCAGCGCCATCTTGCTGCATAAGGTACCGGGCGTAGCGGCCGAGCGGGTATTGCTGGTCAGCATGGGCAGCAGCGACAAGGATTTCCGCGATGCCGCGCGCGCCGCCGTCAAGGCCGCCCACACGGCAGGTGGTGAACTGGCCATTGCCTTTGAAGGCCGCGCGACGGCCTGGGCCGCGGAAGAGATCGCCGTGGCGGCCTACGATGCCAGCTATAAGTTCGATACCACCAAGTCCAAGAAGGACGAAAAGCCAGGCTTGAAGAAGGTGACCGTGCTGGTCGGCAAGAGCGACGAAGCCGCCGTCACCACCGCTTTGGCCGCCGGCGCAGCCATCGGCGAAGCGGTCAACTTCGGTAAGGACCTGGGCAATCTGCCACCCAATTTCTGCACCCCTACCTACCTGGCCACGCAAGCCGGCGAGATCGCCAAGCGCTTCGGCATGAAGCTCGACGTGCTGGAACGCGCCGACATCGAAAAGCTCGGCATGGGCTCGTTCGTGGCGGTCGGCAAGGGCAGCAGCGAGCCGATGAAGTTGATCGTCCTCAAGCATGACGGCGGCGCCAAGGGCGACAAGCCGGTGGTGCTGGTCGGCAAGGGCATCACCTTCGACTCGGGGGGCATCAGCCTCAAGCCGGGCGAGGGCATGGACGAGATGAAGTACGACATGATGGGTGCCGGCTCGGTACTGGCGACCATGCATGCCGTGGGCCGCATGAAGCTGCCGCTGAACGTGATCGCCGTGGTACCGACCTGCGAAAACATGCCTGCCGGCAACGCCTGCAAGCCTGGCGACGTGGTCACTACCATGGCAGGGCTGACGGTCGAGATCCTCAATACCGATGCCGAAGGCCGCCTGATCCTGTGCGATGCCCTCACCTACGCCGAACGCTTCGATCCGGCCGCCGTGGTGGACGTCGCTACCCTGACCGGTGCCTGCGTGATCGCGCTGGGCCATATCGCCACCGGCCTGTATGCCAACAAGGATGCGCTGGCCGCCGAACTGATCGCCGCCGGCGAAACCATGGGCGACCGCGCCTGGCATATGCCGCTGTGGGACGAGTACCAGGAAGGGCTCAAGTCGAACTTCGCCGATATGGGCAATATCGCCGGCCGGCCGGGTGGTTCGATCACCGCCGCCTGCTTCCTGTCGCGCTTCGCCAAGAAATACGACTGGGCGCATCTGGATATCGCCGGCACCGCCTGGAAATCCGGTCCGGCCAAGGGCGCAAGCGGCCGTCCGGTACCTTTGCTGACGCAATTCCTGCGCGCTCGCGCCGCGGCTGCGCCGGCCAAGGTGGTGGCCGCCAAGGTCGCAGCCGCGCCGGCTGCCAAGGCCAAGCCAGCCGCCAAGGCGGCGGCAGCCAAGCCGGCTGCGAAGGCAGCAAAGGCAGTGGCCAAGCCGGCGGAAAAACCGGCGGCCAAGGCAGCGGTGAAGCCGGCCGAGAAGGCCGCGCCGGCAGCGAAACCAGCCGCCAAGCCGGCTGTCAAAGCTGCCGCCAAACCCGCCGCGAAGAAGAAGTGA
- the lptF gene encoding LPS export ABC transporter permease LptF: MLHFCLPSERLFERAMLREFASMGAGVFIVLLTIMVVTTGAKLLSWAASGVVSSEAIAALLGFTLLGIVPWLLSMTVFITVLWSLTRAWRDHEMAVWFSSGQALTAWIRPVLIFALPLALVVAMLSLGLSPWAKQKSTEYREQLATRDDMSALAPGMFKEAQLTDRVYFIENFSGKNGAARNIFVQATQKDGAQSITVAAEGYLLSMPDGERILVLQNGRRYEGMVGQPNYRIVEFGEARIRVQEPDRREANSKSEAMPTLALLGSRNLEEKGELARRIASPITTLLLALLAIPLAYVNPRVGRGFNLMVAILLFSIYLNLVNVAQSWIAAGRLPSLIGMWPVHAAMALIVWGLFRWRAKPRS; this comes from the coding sequence ATGCTGCATTTTTGCCTGCCGTCCGAGCGATTGTTCGAGCGCGCCATGCTGCGCGAGTTCGCCAGTATGGGGGCCGGGGTGTTCATTGTGCTACTTACCATCATGGTGGTAACCACCGGCGCCAAGCTGCTCAGCTGGGCTGCCAGCGGCGTGGTCAGCTCCGAGGCGATTGCAGCCCTGCTCGGTTTCACGCTGCTGGGCATTGTCCCCTGGCTGCTGTCGATGACAGTCTTTATCACGGTGCTGTGGAGCTTGACCCGCGCCTGGCGCGATCATGAAATGGCGGTGTGGTTTTCGTCCGGACAAGCGCTCACCGCCTGGATCCGGCCGGTGCTGATCTTCGCCCTGCCACTGGCCCTGGTAGTCGCCATGCTCAGCCTCGGGCTCAGCCCCTGGGCCAAGCAGAAGAGCACCGAATATAGAGAGCAACTGGCCACCCGCGACGATATGTCGGCACTGGCGCCTGGCATGTTCAAGGAAGCGCAGCTGACCGACCGGGTATATTTCATCGAGAATTTCTCCGGCAAGAACGGGGCGGCCCGCAATATCTTCGTCCAGGCCACCCAGAAGGATGGCGCGCAAAGCATCACCGTGGCGGCGGAAGGTTATCTGCTCAGCATGCCGGATGGCGAGCGCATCCTGGTCCTACAAAACGGTCGCCGCTATGAAGGCATGGTAGGCCAACCCAACTACCGCATCGTCGAATTCGGCGAAGCCCGCATCCGGGTACAGGAGCCCGACCGCCGCGAAGCCAACAGCAAGAGCGAGGCCATGCCCACGCTAGCCCTGCTCGGCAGCCGGAACCTGGAAGAAAAAGGCGAACTGGCGAGGCGGATCGCCAGCCCCATCACGACTTTGCTGTTGGCCTTGCTGGCTATTCCGCTGGCCTACGTCAATCCGCGCGTGGGGCGCGGTTTTAATCTGATGGTGGCTATCCTGCTGTTTTCCATTTATCTCAACCTGGTCAATGTCGCGCAAAGCTGGATCGCCGCCGGGCGACTGCCCAGCCTGATCGGCATGTGGCCGGTCCATGCGGCCATGGCCCTGATCGTCTGGGGCCTGTTCCGCTGGCGAGCCAAGCCACGCTCATGA